ACCACGCGGACCCCTGGCAGCTCCTCTGCGCCACCATCCTCAGCGCCCAGTGCACCGACGCGCGCGTCAACCAGGTGACGCCCGCGCTCTTTGCGCGCTACCCCACCGCCGAGGCGCTCGCCGCCG
The Chthonomonadales bacterium DNA segment above includes these coding regions:
- a CDS encoding endonuclease III, with the translated sequence MAVADGLAERAREAVRLLRARYPDARCELDHADPWQLLCATILSAQCTDARVNQVTPALFARYPTAEALAA